The following proteins are encoded in a genomic region of Oncorhynchus kisutch isolate 150728-3 linkage group LG6, Okis_V2, whole genome shotgun sequence:
- the LOC109892680 gene encoding Krueppel-like factor 6 has translation MSLTMETSVSFLKYELASTIEQAVRCAVEAVLKETARVVGIKLAAARTAAAESHRENQSLRERLDVSEGELKATRYYMTAAEKNIKQCLLLNPNQPRSGALGPGSEESPFLFPPTASGSPSNMLTTRGPKSFRASSTRSQFSKSLPSVGLCLPTVQHEWPRSSENLRRIRTSSTVSSTNPSQTSKVPQLEVGNSSHHTEEDTEGQFYITDDGVAEKEYKVRATGGEDSGIIQQEQEGGTVAAEDPHRTSITNFELEMGQSHPAGNVNDLGLIQVLDEVDEVKRTVKIENDPEVPSMLESHLPGSSQQLPQMPAHIDNDGDNDGNFMGSVPPSTGDAGLLGAFEVRRESSDKVHRCNVCGRGFRRFYCLKTHQRIHTGERPYPCRYCEKRFRHLDSLHKHQRIHTGERPYRCAQCGCCFRELGQLKKHRLTHSPAPTTPHPVVALSLLQAGPSYTWPHLHSQSLDS, from the exons ATGAGTTTGACGATGGAGACCAGTGTCTCTTTCCTCAAATATGAACTTGCGTCGACCATCGAACAGGCAGTGAGGTGTGCAGTAGAAGCCGTTTTGAAGGAAACTGCTAGAGTAGTCGGTATCAAACTGGCCGCAGCTCGGACTGCTGCTGCTGAGTCTCATCGTGAGAACCAAAGTTTGAGAGAGAGACTTGACGTATCTGAGGGTGAACTCAAAGCAACACGGTACTACATGACAGCAGCCGAGAAGAACATCAAACAGTGTTTACTCCTTAATCCCAACCAGCCTAGATCGGGTGCTTTAGGACCTGGTTCGGAAGAGtctccttttctctttccccCCACTGCTTCGGGGAGTCCTTCCAATATGCTCACGACCCGTGGCCCCAAGTCGTTTCGAGCCTCATCCACACGATCACAGTTTTCTAAGTCACTCCCCAGTGTAGGTCTTTGCTTACCAACAGTGCAGCATGAATGGCCCAGGAGCAGCGAAAACTTGAGAAGAATACGGACATCCTCCACTGTCTCTTCTACCAATCCCTCACAAACATCCAAAGTGCCACAATTAGAGGTTGGAAACTCATCTCATCACACTGAGGAGGATACAGAGGGTCAATTCTACATTACAGACGATGGGGTTGCAGAGAAAG AGTACAAAGTCCGTGCAACTGGAGGAGAGGACTCTGGAATAATTCAACAGGAGCAGGAGGGAGGAACAGTGGCAGCAGAGGACCCTCACAGAACTTCTATTACCAACTTTGAGTTGGAGATGGGCCAGAGTCACCCAGCAGGCAATGTGAATGACCTGGGCCTGATCCAGGTGCTCGATGAGGTGGATGAAGTTAAAAGAACAGTTAAAATTGAAAACGACCCTGAGGTCCCAAGTATGCTGGAGTCCCACCTCCCTGGGTCATCACAACAACTGCCACAGATGCCAGCTCACATTGATAATGATGGTGACAATGATGGTAACTTCATGGGGTCTGTCCCACCCTCTACAGGGGACGCTGGTCTTCTAGGGGCTTTTGAAGTCCGAAGGGAGAGCTCGGATAAGGTGCATCGTTGCAATGTGTGTGGCCGGGGATTCCGCCGCTTCTACTGCCTGAAGACACACCAGCGCATTCACACGGGTGAGCGGCCATATCCCTGCAGGTATTGCGAGAAGCGTTTCCGACACCTGGACAGTCTGCATAAGCACCAGCGCATCCACACTGGGGAGAGGCCCTACCGCTGTGCCCAGTGTGGCTGCTGTTTCAGGGAGCTAGGCCAGCTCAAGAAGCACAGGCTGACCCACTCACCTGCTCCCACCACACCCCACCCGGTAGTGGCACTGTCTCTACTCCAAGCAGGGCCCTCCTATACATGGCCACACCTCCACTCACAGTCCCTGGATTCCTAA